In Nymphaea colorata isolate Beijing-Zhang1983 chromosome 13, ASM883128v2, whole genome shotgun sequence, one DNA window encodes the following:
- the LOC116267187 gene encoding uncharacterized protein LOC116267187: MVSILKKPSPLRRSPRRSPRQRKTVIPVKAIPGPTLLLSSIGTCKRRLFRLFTGIVSHGSGRKAGYKRLNNRFPSPAVHALPPAPDRKTVVLDLDETLVHSTSDQPPEKYDFVVRPVIDGAPLTFYVVKRPGVDQLLEEIGKDYEIVVFTAGLMEYASLVLDQLDSRGLISHRLYRDSCKEVEGRLVKDLSRLGRDLGRVVIVDDNPSSYLFHPENAIPVSPFIDDLADGELRRLGEFFDIAGQFDDMRDAVSCYLSGLNNSEPCN, translated from the coding sequence ATGGTTTCTATCCTCAAGAAACCCTCACCCCTTCGCCGGAGCCCTCGCCGGAGCCCTCGCCAGAGAAAGACCGTCATCCCCGTCAAGGCTATTCCCGGTCCCACCCTCCTCCTCTCCTCCATCGGCACCTGCAAGCGCCGCCTCTTCCGCCTCTTCACCGGAATCGTGAGCCACGGGAGCGGTAGGAAGGCCGGGTACAAGCGACTTAACAACCGATTCCCGTCCCCCGCAGTCCACGCCCTTCCGCCAGCCCCGGACCGGAAGACGGTGGTCCTCGACCTCGACGAGACGCTGGTGCATTCCACCTCCGACCAACCACCGGAAAAATACGATTTCGTCGTCCGGCCGGTGATTGACGGCGCGCCACTGACGTTCTACGTCGTGAAACGACCTGGCGTCGACCAATTGTTGGAGGAGATCGGCAAGGACTACGAGATCGTCGTCTTCACGGCCGGCCTGATGGAGTACGCCAGTCTGGTGCTGGATCAGCTGGACTCCAGGGGGCTGATCTCGCACAGGCTGTACAGGGACTCATGCAAGGAGGTGGAAGGGAGGCTCGTGAAGGACCTCTCTAGGCTCGGCAGGGATCTCGGTAGGGTGGTCATCGTCGATGACAATCCGAGCTCTTACTTATTCCATCCGGAAAATGCAATTCCGGTGAGTCCATTCATCGATGACCTCGCCGACGGCGAGCTCCGAAGACTTGGAGAGTTCTTTGACATCGCCGGGCAGTTCGATGACATGAGGGATGCTGTGTCCTGCTACCTCTCGGGGCTGAATAACAGCGAGCCTtgcaattga